The following are from one region of the Thermodesulfovibrionales bacterium genome:
- a CDS encoding EscU/YscU/HrcU family type III secretion system export apparatus switch protein, translated as MPDFEERTQEATPRKRQRAKEKGQVARSRELVSMAASGAILLGFFVSGEKLMAGVSDLLRGGLSLQYGTEPLEVIRKTGSELFLYIMPLLIVSFSMVLLSGFMQGGFVLKSVEIDMERINPLGGFKRLFSMTGIFEFLKGLAKFLIGGFVIYLVLRKYLPEISRMPAMYFEDIERSSLMIIKKSTLTIFITFLSLSFIDYIYERFRFERSLRMTRQELKEEFRETEGDPLIKARIRSIQRELARKRMLQEVPKATVVVTNPTHIAVALLYKKEMAAPKVIAKGADFLAEKIKEIARTHGVPIYEDRAIARALFKVKLDSYIPEELYRAVARIIAYVYRLRGVS; from the coding sequence ATGCCTGACTTTGAAGAAAGAACTCAGGAAGCCACACCTAGAAAAAGACAGAGGGCAAAAGAGAAAGGCCAGGTTGCTCGTAGCAGGGAACTTGTATCAATGGCTGCCTCTGGAGCAATCCTACTGGGTTTTTTTGTTTCAGGAGAAAAGCTGATGGCAGGGGTGTCTGACCTTTTAAGGGGAGGATTAAGTTTGCAGTACGGAACAGAGCCTCTTGAGGTTATAAGAAAAACAGGTAGCGAGTTATTCCTGTATATTATGCCCCTTCTTATTGTTAGCTTCTCAATGGTGCTTCTTTCAGGTTTTATGCAGGGAGGCTTTGTCCTGAAGTCAGTAGAGATTGATATGGAGAGGATAAATCCCTTAGGGGGATTCAAGAGGCTTTTTTCCATGACAGGAATCTTTGAGTTTCTGAAGGGATTAGCTAAATTTCTTATAGGAGGATTTGTTATTTATCTTGTACTAAGGAAATACCTTCCGGAAATTTCAAGGATGCCTGCCATGTATTTTGAAGATATTGAGAGAAGCAGTCTTATGATAATAAAAAAATCAACACTGACAATATTCATTACTTTTTTGAGTCTTTCTTTTATTGATTATATCTATGAGAGATTTAGATTTGAAAGATCTCTAAGAATGACGAGACAGGAACTTAAAGAGGAGTTTAGAGAAACAGAAGGTGATCCCCTGATAAAGGCAAGAATCAGGAGCATACAGAGGGAGCTTGCAAGGAAAAGGATGCTTCAGGAAGTTCCAAAAGCAACTGTGGTTGTTACAAATCCCACCCATATTGCTGTTGCCCTGCTGTATAAGAAAGAGATGGCAGCTCCAAAGGTCATTGCAAAGGGAGCAGATTTTCTAGCAGAGAAGATAAAGGAGATTGCAAGAACCCACGGAGTTCCCATCTACGAAGACAGGGCAATTGCAAGAGCACTCTTTAAGGTAAAGCTTGATTCCTATATTCCTGAAGAACTTTACAGGGCAGTGGCAAGGATAATTGCCTATGTATACAGATTGAGAGGTGTATCATGA